The proteins below are encoded in one region of Williamsoniiplasma luminosum:
- the rimP gene encoding ribosome maturation factor RimP yields the protein MENFTSFKNQIEDLANKILNQHNLRVYEINNFQDFESDVIQILVEDQTQPNKPLSFDILLLVNEDLSTMMDDIKGIDNQYLLEVASAGIEKPIRNEKELVQAIDQYVHIEFHQMINKIKSLDGTIISYDEKDKTFKIAFFVKGQKKQIDFTWELIQQVRYAVKF from the coding sequence ATGGAAAACTTTACCAGCTTTAAAAACCAAATTGAAGATTTAGCAAATAAAATTTTAAATCAACACAACTTAAGAGTTTATGAAATTAATAATTTCCAAGATTTTGAAAGTGATGTGATTCAAATTTTAGTTGAAGATCAAACCCAACCAAATAAACCACTAAGTTTTGACATATTGTTATTAGTGAATGAAGATTTATCAACGATGATGGATGACATCAAAGGCATTGATAATCAATATTTATTAGAAGTTGCGAGTGCTGGTATTGAAAAGCCAATTAGAAATGAAAAAGAATTAGTTCAAGCAATTGATCAATATGTGCATATTGAATTTCATCAAATGATTAACAAAATTAAAAGTTTAGATGGAACAATTATTAGCTATGATGAAAAAGACAAAACATTCAAAATTGCTTTTTTTGTTAAAGGACAAAAAAAGCAAATCGATTTTACTTGAGAGTTGATTCAACAAGTAAGATATGCAGTTAAATTTTAA
- the nusA gene encoding transcription termination factor NusA, with protein MINGAALLGAINEIAMEKGIAKEVVLIGIKEGFQKAHERFFDTEAKIVVDIDEQAGTLKMFQILEVVEEVEDDWLEISFADAKKLNNAIQIGETIKKEIHFNEEFSRLAVIQVRQILQQKIKGAERANVYDKFANLEHTILPGKVTGMNEQGNSYLLDINGTQASLWKQKVIPGEKFEVNQIIEVYVEEVAKEDKISQVKVSRTAPAFLEKLLEREVPEIRNRLIAIKAISREPGVRAKVAVVSYDDAIDAKGSLIGENSTRIDAVRKALKDERIDVIKWDEDLTKFIMEAMAPVRVISINFIEGTEEIDVVVPNEQLSLAIGKKGVAARLVANLIKKRVNIYSYDDAQKFAIDINWNGNITLAELTSPEFIESTIRRKKPYQPFNNYAHTNTQYQSRNNNFNNNSFRNNDKDFDNFKNNFNLINEDELLALQEEIKEIQAYDELTKQEEAIDESFGLSTPVLELEEIQQNLAAFDDLENKFEDDEIDDEDEEDYDEYYD; from the coding sequence ATGATTAACGGAGCAGCACTATTAGGTGCAATTAACGAAATTGCGATGGAAAAAGGCATTGCCAAAGAAGTTGTATTAATAGGAATTAAAGAAGGATTTCAAAAAGCCCATGAAAGGTTTTTTGATACAGAAGCAAAAATTGTTGTTGATATTGATGAACAAGCTGGAACATTAAAAATGTTCCAAATTTTAGAAGTTGTTGAAGAAGTCGAAGATGATTGATTAGAAATTAGTTTTGCTGATGCAAAAAAATTAAATAATGCAATCCAAATTGGTGAAACAATTAAAAAAGAAATTCATTTCAATGAAGAGTTTTCACGTTTGGCAGTGATTCAAGTCAGACAAATTTTACAACAAAAAATTAAAGGGGCTGAACGTGCAAATGTTTATGATAAATTTGCAAATTTAGAACACACAATTTTACCAGGTAAAGTGACTGGAATGAACGAACAAGGAAACTCATATTTATTAGATATCAATGGTACACAAGCATCATTGTGAAAACAAAAAGTGATCCCTGGAGAAAAATTTGAAGTGAATCAAATCATTGAAGTTTATGTTGAAGAAGTTGCCAAAGAAGATAAAATTTCGCAAGTTAAAGTTTCAAGAACTGCACCAGCATTTCTTGAAAAATTATTAGAAAGAGAAGTTCCTGAAATTAGAAATCGACTAATTGCGATTAAAGCAATTAGTCGTGAACCAGGGGTCAGAGCAAAAGTGGCTGTTGTGTCTTATGATGATGCAATTGATGCAAAAGGTTCATTGATTGGTGAAAACTCAACAAGAATTGATGCTGTCAGAAAAGCATTAAAAGACGAACGCATTGATGTGATTAAATGAGATGAAGATTTAACTAAATTTATCATGGAAGCAATGGCTCCAGTCCGTGTGATTTCAATTAACTTTATTGAAGGAACAGAAGAAATTGATGTTGTTGTACCAAACGAACAATTATCTTTAGCAATTGGTAAAAAAGGTGTAGCTGCTAGATTAGTTGCGAACTTAATCAAAAAAAGAGTCAACATTTATTCATATGATGATGCTCAAAAATTTGCAATTGATATTAATTGAAATGGAAATATTACTTTAGCGGAATTAACAAGTCCAGAATTTATTGAAAGCACAATTAGAAGAAAAAAACCGTACCAACCATTCAACAATTATGCACATACAAACACTCAATACCAATCAAGAAATAACAATTTCAACAACAACAGTTTCAGAAATAATGACAAAGATTTTGACAATTTCAAAAATAATTTCAATTTAATTAATGAAGATGAACTATTGGCATTGCAAGAAGAAATCAAAGAAATTCAAGCATATGATGAATTAACAAAACAAGAAGAAGCAATTGATGAAAGTTTTGGTCTTTCAACTCCAGTTTTAGAATTAGAAGAAATCCAACAAAATCTTGCAGCTTTTGATGATTTAGAAAATAAATTCGAAGATGATGAAATTGATGATGAAGACGAAGAAGATTATGATGAGTATTACGACTAA
- a CDS encoding YlxR family protein has translation MSITTNNLRKDLFSKTLIDRHDLIRIVKTKNNEILIDHQQNLSGRGAYIQKNKQAILSLKKTNGLSRSLKTKVDESIYNQLLELFNE, from the coding sequence ATGAGTATTACGACTAATAATTTAAGAAAAGATTTGTTTTCCAAAACGCTAATTGATCGTCATGATTTAATCAGAATTGTTAAAACCAAAAACAATGAAATTTTGATTGATCATCAACAAAATTTGTCAGGTCGAGGAGCTTATATTCAAAAAAATAAACAAGCAATTTTAAGCCTTAAAAAAACCAATGGTTTATCAAGAAGTTTAAAAACCAAAGTTGATGAATCAATTTATAATCAACTTTTAGAGTTGTTCAATGAATAA
- a CDS encoding L7Ae/L30e/S12e/Gadd45 family ribosomal protein: MNKIKLINNLGLARRSGKIIFGFRLLEAIKNNQVNLVIIATDMGESQKKKYLDKSNFYNIETWVDVVSIQELSQATGMKKVVAIGIKDKNMITLFKQSKEKE, from the coding sequence ATGAATAAAATTAAGTTGATTAATAATCTAGGTCTTGCAAGAAGATCGGGAAAAATAATTTTTGGTTTTAGATTATTAGAAGCGATAAAAAACAATCAAGTAAATTTAGTCATCATAGCTACAGACATGGGTGAATCACAAAAAAAGAAATATTTAGATAAAAGTAATTTTTACAATATTGAAACATGAGTTGATGTAGTTAGTATTCAAGAATTATCACAAGCAACAGGCATGAAAAAAGTTGTTGCAATCGGAATTAAAGACAAAAACATGATTACTTTGTTTAAACAAAGTAAGGAGAAGGAGTAA
- the infB gene encoding translation initiation factor IF-2 — protein MANNNNNNNHKNNNKLAQKKRVQQHTKQIKQQLKETVETGLIDGVFVYTKPLSMSDFAKEVNKPITEIIKYYFSQGMMLNQNTTLSDEQMGELALHFGFDFKKEQNLTKENIFEQFQTPDKPEDLKVRPPVVTIMGHVDHGKTTLLDSMHNSNVVSGEAGGITQAIGAYQVTSKSGKKITFIDTPGHEAFTEMRSRGANVTDIVILIVAADDGVMPQTEEAIDHAKQAGVPIIVFVNKMDKPGADPERVKTELMRHGILAEDFGGDVPFIYGSAKQKQGLEELQETILLIAELKDYKSNPNKFASGVVLEAHLDKSKGPVASVLVQHGTLNLRDVVIAGTTHGTIKDMENEVGKKQKTAIPSQPVLIIGLNEVPHAGDKFLVMNDEKVARSIAEAQLHQFVERERSNKQIFTLDSIKTHIDDGEMKLINLIIKADTQGSVEALKSSLAKVNIDGVRINIIRASVGAISNSDITLAAAGQALVYGFNVRPAAPVRKKAEEDGVEIRLHNIIYKLIEELQAAAKGMLDPIMEEKILGQAEIRALFRHTDIGVIGGFHVIDGMIPRNGKIRVIRGGVVIYTGEILSLKHGKEDIKEAKIDSEGGLTIKNFKDLKEQDIIEAYVVEEKKAT, from the coding sequence ATGGCAAATAACAATAACAACAATAACCACAAAAACAATAATAAATTGGCACAGAAAAAACGTGTCCAACAACATACAAAACAAATTAAACAACAATTAAAAGAAACGGTCGAAACAGGTTTGATTGATGGTGTTTTTGTTTACACAAAACCTTTATCAATGTCTGATTTTGCCAAAGAAGTTAATAAGCCAATTACTGAAATTATCAAATATTACTTTTCACAAGGAATGATGTTGAATCAAAATACCACTTTAAGTGATGAACAAATGGGAGAATTGGCATTACATTTTGGTTTTGACTTTAAAAAAGAACAAAATTTAACCAAAGAAAACATTTTCGAACAATTTCAAACCCCTGATAAACCAGAAGATTTAAAAGTTCGTCCCCCAGTTGTAACAATCATGGGTCACGTTGATCATGGGAAAACTACTTTGTTAGACTCAATGCATAATTCAAACGTTGTTTCTGGCGAAGCTGGAGGAATTACCCAAGCAATTGGAGCATACCAGGTGACTTCAAAATCTGGTAAAAAAATTACCTTTATTGATACACCAGGGCATGAAGCTTTTACAGAAATGAGAAGTCGTGGAGCGAACGTGACTGATATTGTGATTTTGATTGTGGCTGCTGATGATGGGGTGATGCCTCAAACTGAAGAAGCAATTGATCATGCAAAACAAGCTGGTGTTCCAATTATTGTTTTTGTTAACAAAATGGATAAACCTGGAGCAGATCCTGAACGTGTCAAAACTGAATTAATGCGCCATGGAATCTTAGCTGAAGATTTTGGTGGAGATGTACCATTTATTTATGGTTCAGCCAAACAAAAACAAGGTTTAGAAGAATTACAAGAAACAATTTTATTGATTGCAGAATTAAAAGATTACAAATCTAATCCGAATAAATTTGCATCAGGGGTGGTTTTAGAAGCGCATTTAGATAAATCAAAAGGACCTGTGGCTTCAGTTCTTGTTCAACATGGAACTTTAAATTTACGTGATGTCGTAATTGCTGGAACCACGCATGGAACGATTAAAGATATGGAAAATGAAGTTGGTAAAAAACAAAAAACAGCGATTCCATCACAACCCGTTTTAATTATTGGTTTAAATGAAGTACCACATGCTGGAGATAAATTTTTAGTCATGAATGATGAAAAAGTTGCGCGTTCAATTGCTGAAGCACAGCTTCATCAATTTGTTGAACGTGAACGTTCAAACAAACAAATTTTTACATTAGATTCAATCAAAACTCATATTGATGATGGGGAAATGAAACTAATTAATTTAATTATTAAAGCCGATACACAAGGAAGTGTTGAAGCTCTGAAATCATCATTGGCCAAAGTCAATATTGATGGAGTGAGAATCAACATTATTCGTGCCAGTGTTGGGGCAATTTCAAATTCAGATATTACCCTAGCAGCAGCAGGACAAGCATTGGTTTATGGATTTAACGTCCGTCCAGCAGCTCCAGTTCGTAAAAAAGCTGAAGAAGATGGTGTTGAAATTCGTTTACATAATATTATTTATAAATTAATCGAAGAGCTTCAAGCGGCTGCAAAAGGGATGCTTGATCCAATTATGGAAGAAAAAATTCTTGGTCAAGCTGAAATCCGTGCCTTATTCAGACATACAGATATCGGAGTAATTGGTGGATTTCACGTGATTGATGGAATGATTCCAAGAAATGGAAAAATTCGTGTCATTCGTGGTGGAGTTGTGATTTATACTGGTGAAATCTTATCTTTAAAACATGGAAAAGAAGACATCAAAGAAGCGAAAATTGATTCTGAAGGCGGATTAACCATTAAAAACTTTAAAGATTTAAAAGAGCAAGATATTATCGAAGCTTATGTTGTTGAAGAAAAAAAGGCAACTTAA
- the rbfA gene encoding 30S ribosome-binding factor RbfA: MGFNKISARKESTILRELTLILTREFSNKFLNSISIHEVRLTRDNEIAKIFYSFLAFDPSINKESVAEELEIHHKQIRKILAGKLQMKFIPELNFVYDTSLDNANHIEEILKKVNTK; encoded by the coding sequence ATGGGATTTAACAAGATATCAGCTCGTAAGGAGTCAACAATTTTACGTGAATTAACTTTAATTTTGACAAGAGAATTTAGCAACAAGTTTCTAAATTCAATTTCAATCCACGAAGTGAGATTAACAAGAGACAATGAAATAGCAAAAATTTTCTATTCATTTTTAGCTTTTGACCCAAGTATTAACAAGGAAAGTGTTGCTGAAGAATTGGAAATTCATCATAAACAAATTCGCAAAATATTAGCAGGAAAATTACAAATGAAGTTCATTCCGGAATTAAATTTTGTTTATGATACTTCCCTTGACAATGCTAATCACATTGAGGAAATCTTAAAAAAAGTTAACACAAAATAA
- the truB gene encoding tRNA pseudouridine(55) synthase TruB produces MQDGIIIIDKELNFSSNKIIQQLKRKLKLKKIGHAGTLDPLASGVLIALIGNGTKISDFLLNEDKTYQVTIKLFETTSTLDAEGEIIETQTPFAISLEQVQAAIKHFTNLTYDQIPPIYSAIKVDGKKLYEYALQNQDVEIKPRTITINSIELIEFENDKIKMIVNASKGTYIRSFALDFAKQLNTIGFVTELRRLASGGFDLSRAKQVNEITEQDIIPLREVIEIAQQPILKFENTLVFEQGKKVKLDLEIPHPIVFIENHQKQLVAIYEIDQFPIYKSKRGGLNN; encoded by the coding sequence ATGCAAGATGGAATTATCATTATTGATAAGGAACTAAATTTTAGTTCAAATAAAATTATTCAACAATTAAAACGTAAATTAAAGCTGAAAAAAATAGGGCACGCAGGAACACTAGATCCATTGGCAAGCGGAGTTTTAATTGCTTTGATTGGGAATGGAACTAAAATTAGTGATTTTCTTTTAAATGAAGATAAAACTTATCAAGTCACAATTAAATTATTTGAAACCACTTCAACATTGGATGCAGAAGGTGAAATTATTGAAACTCAAACCCCCTTTGCAATTAGTTTAGAACAAGTTCAAGCAGCGATTAAACACTTTACAAATTTGACTTATGATCAAATCCCTCCAATTTATTCTGCGATTAAAGTCGATGGTAAAAAACTTTATGAATATGCTTTGCAAAATCAAGATGTTGAAATTAAACCTCGCACAATCACGATTAATTCAATCGAATTAATCGAATTTGAAAATGATAAAATTAAGATGATTGTCAATGCAAGTAAAGGGACATACATCAGAAGTTTTGCCCTTGATTTTGCCAAACAACTAAACACCATTGGATTTGTGACAGAACTGAGAAGATTAGCATCAGGTGGTTTTGATTTAAGTCGTGCTAAACAAGTAAATGAAATTACTGAACAAGACATTATTCCTTTAAGAGAAGTTATCGAGATTGCACAACAACCCATTTTAAAATTTGAAAATACCCTTGTTTTTGAACAAGGGAAAAAAGTCAAATTAGATTTAGAAATTCCACATCCAATTGTGTTTATTGAAAATCATCAAAAGCAATTAGTGGCAATTTATGAAATTGATCAATTTCCAATTTATAAAAGTAAGAGAGGTGGATTAAATAATTAA
- a CDS encoding Mbov_0401 family ICE element transposase-like protein: MNNSKLETTIAFINEQGLSNLKKEIEDYDQTWFKTRDKTLWKKSTNRKRFLRTKEGTILFSFRIYKNAETKKWFAPVLEEFDLSSKSPIPNFIRKEILNYIDTFGKYKAVKAAMNKLKITNMTISTYYRSLDLHQMEMEKAIKEKPKLQDGQLVYVFLDDAYPTVKNQDVKNITNKKVQKQIRVISFNLGKKENLESKKESLLISKRVGFIAGYVGFGPTISVEDTVQSIKQYGNNFYENFDNAQIIIGGDGDRSFKKIAKELNATLILDKFHSVKYLKDFFIRGKQKYNPQNQANLRHAKELLYLGEFESLMAFLKLFPNRSKVVKYFTNNSEAVVNNSLEYNFGVSVESEVCRLVKAILGFGSKALSDLVFMNMMTMRAFKINNEYDLSA, from the coding sequence ATGAACAATTCAAAATTAGAAACTACCATTGCTTTTATAAACGAGCAAGGGCTATCAAATTTAAAAAAAGAAATTGAAGATTATGATCAAACTTGATTTAAAACTAGAGACAAAACTCTTTGAAAAAAATCAACAAATCGAAAACGATTTTTAAGAACAAAAGAAGGTACGATATTATTTAGTTTCAGAATATATAAAAATGCAGAAACAAAAAAATGGTTTGCGCCCGTATTAGAAGAATTTGATTTATCTTCCAAAAGTCCAATACCAAATTTTATTAGAAAAGAAATTTTAAATTACATTGATACTTTTGGTAAATACAAAGCTGTAAAAGCTGCAATGAATAAATTGAAAATTACAAACATGACAATTTCAACTTATTATAGAAGTTTGGATCTACACCAAATGGAAATGGAAAAAGCTATCAAGGAGAAACCAAAACTTCAAGATGGTCAATTAGTTTATGTTTTCTTGGATGATGCATATCCAACGGTCAAAAACCAAGATGTGAAAAATATTACAAATAAGAAAGTTCAAAAACAGATTCGAGTAATATCGTTCAATTTAGGAAAAAAAGAAAATTTAGAATCAAAAAAGGAGAGTTTATTAATTTCGAAGCGTGTTGGTTTTATTGCTGGTTATGTTGGTTTTGGACCTACTATTTCAGTTGAAGATACAGTTCAATCTATAAAACAATATGGTAATAACTTTTATGAGAATTTTGATAATGCGCAAATTATTATTGGTGGTGATGGTGATCGAAGTTTTAAAAAAATTGCAAAAGAATTAAATGCCACTTTAATTTTAGATAAATTCCATTCAGTTAAATATTTAAAAGATTTTTTTATACGTGGTAAACAAAAGTACAACCCACAAAACCAAGCAAATTTAAGACACGCAAAGGAATTGCTTTATTTAGGCGAATTTGAATCTCTAATGGCTTTTCTCAAGCTTTTCCCTAATAGAAGCAAGGTTGTTAAGTATTTCACAAATAATAGCGAAGCAGTTGTCAATAATTCATTAGAATATAACTTTGGTGTTTCTGTGGAATCGGAAGTTTGTCGATTAGTTAAAGCTATTTTAGGTTTTGGATCAAAAGCATTGTCTGATTTAGTTTTTATGAATATGATGACAATGCGGGCCTTCAAAATTAATAATGAATATGACTTAAGTGCATAG